One window of Posidoniimonas polymericola genomic DNA carries:
- a CDS encoding BamA/OMP85 family outer membrane protein — protein sequence MTRSIRSRMCLAGVLSLAAFAAYAQGPGGGLPSSPSGRPAIMPETIATPAPSGPSLLAGEELVSDIIVEGNKTIPAAKITAQISTRVGRPFDSAALARDVRKLASMPWFVSVRPYSKKTDAGREVTLRVVERTTVRYISYLGNSKLKDKKLAKETGLKEGAAVDPYLVEDGRRKILAAYSDGGFPNAQVTILEGDKPDDRGIVYVINEGVKQKIWSVRFEGNDSDFASDRRLKTRVSTKPGYFYLIGGKFNREALDADVRKLTEYYRAFGFFQAEVGRTLEFNDSGEWVTVRFVIHEGPRYEVRTVRYVGNEKFSNDSLSLGSKLPQGEFFEQAKMNADVEWLKEVYGSQGYVFADVRAEPVFLEEPGKIDLVYHVDEGKKWRVGRVFVHIDGENPHTRIQTALNRMSLRPGEIMDIRELRASERRLQASQLFLSDPARGISPKITYRIPELDESEFVASNGDAIRGQSPEEESWIIAQLKRPGRRLYQAFTKDAQPAANDTPQVDVHIDLPDGTLPPDLRRLPPVDAPQRHQAFKPPITERDAWQSANRPVHDAYAGLSLPDSAVVRGQSPQGGSPYQQPAYGGMLPRATNPGSAPVAAPQQPVQAVQYEQYEPNMPVYDPQPTYPQQPTPAFPPPAAAYPQAPATSPSDFGSAGAPYPSVPAAPSTTVDPYLFPNQNFATGDPAVDIHVQLAEAQTGRFMVGVGLNSDAGVVGQIMVDERNFNWKRVPTSWQDVVNGTAFRGGGQSFRIEAAPGTQVQRYLMSFTNPYVFDTNISMSLSGSYYTRQYDDWQEQRLGGRISYGYQWTENDLSARLTYRGENVNISNASADLPEAVAVEGDNSLHGFGVVVANDTRNNPFFATSGHYVEMQVEQVVGTFVYPRATVDARKYFLLNERPDHSGRHVLVAQTRLGFSGDDTPVYDRFFAGGYSTMRGFDFRGASPRAGGDFMFLNTLEYLFPLTADDMVNGVCFCDFGTVEDSVKINDWRVAPGVGLRIQVPAMGPAPIALDFAWPVARADTDELQVFTFNVGFMR from the coding sequence GTGACCAGATCCATCCGATCGCGAATGTGCCTGGCCGGCGTGCTCTCGCTCGCGGCCTTCGCCGCCTATGCGCAGGGCCCCGGCGGCGGGCTGCCGTCGTCGCCATCGGGGCGACCCGCGATCATGCCCGAAACCATCGCCACCCCTGCGCCCTCGGGGCCATCGCTGCTGGCGGGGGAGGAACTCGTTTCTGATATCATCGTCGAGGGCAACAAGACCATCCCCGCCGCGAAGATCACGGCGCAGATCTCGACCCGCGTCGGCCGTCCGTTCGACTCCGCCGCGCTGGCGCGCGACGTGCGCAAGCTGGCCTCGATGCCGTGGTTTGTGAGCGTGCGTCCCTACTCGAAGAAGACCGACGCCGGCCGCGAGGTGACGCTCCGCGTGGTCGAACGCACCACCGTCCGCTACATCAGCTATCTCGGCAACTCGAAGCTCAAAGACAAGAAGCTCGCCAAGGAGACCGGCTTGAAGGAGGGCGCCGCGGTCGACCCGTACCTGGTGGAAGACGGCCGCCGCAAGATCCTCGCGGCCTACTCCGACGGCGGCTTCCCCAACGCCCAGGTGACCATCCTCGAGGGCGACAAGCCCGACGACCGCGGCATCGTGTACGTCATCAACGAGGGCGTGAAGCAGAAGATCTGGTCGGTCAGGTTCGAGGGCAACGACTCCGACTTCGCCAGCGACCGGCGGCTGAAGACCCGCGTCAGCACCAAGCCGGGCTACTTCTACCTGATCGGCGGAAAGTTCAACCGCGAGGCCCTCGACGCCGACGTCCGCAAGCTGACCGAGTACTACCGCGCCTTCGGGTTCTTCCAGGCCGAGGTCGGCCGCACGCTGGAGTTCAACGACTCCGGTGAGTGGGTGACCGTCCGCTTCGTGATCCACGAGGGCCCCCGCTACGAGGTCCGCACGGTCCGCTACGTCGGCAACGAGAAATTCAGCAACGACTCCCTCTCGCTCGGCTCCAAGCTGCCGCAGGGCGAGTTCTTCGAGCAGGCCAAGATGAACGCCGACGTCGAGTGGCTCAAGGAGGTCTACGGCAGCCAGGGCTACGTCTTCGCCGACGTGCGGGCGGAGCCCGTCTTCCTCGAGGAGCCCGGCAAGATCGACCTCGTCTACCACGTCGACGAGGGCAAGAAGTGGCGGGTTGGCCGCGTCTTCGTGCACATCGACGGCGAGAACCCCCACACCCGCATTCAGACCGCCCTCAACCGGATGTCCCTCCGGCCGGGCGAGATCATGGATATCCGCGAGCTGCGGGCGAGCGAGCGACGGCTGCAGGCCAGCCAGCTGTTCCTCTCGGACCCCGCGCGGGGCATCTCGCCGAAGATCACCTACCGCATCCCCGAGCTCGACGAATCGGAGTTCGTCGCCTCGAACGGCGACGCCATTCGCGGGCAGAGCCCCGAGGAAGAGTCTTGGATCATCGCGCAGCTCAAGCGGCCGGGCCGTCGGCTGTACCAGGCGTTCACCAAGGACGCACAGCCCGCTGCCAACGACACCCCACAGGTCGACGTCCACATCGACCTGCCGGACGGAACGCTCCCCCCGGACCTGCGCCGCCTGCCGCCGGTCGACGCGCCGCAGCGTCACCAGGCCTTCAAGCCGCCGATCACCGAGCGCGACGCCTGGCAGTCGGCCAACCGCCCGGTGCACGACGCCTACGCGGGTCTGTCGCTGCCCGACAGCGCCGTTGTGCGTGGCCAATCGCCCCAGGGCGGAAGCCCATACCAGCAGCCGGCCTACGGCGGCATGCTGCCGCGGGCGACCAACCCCGGCTCCGCGCCGGTGGCCGCGCCCCAGCAGCCGGTCCAGGCCGTTCAGTACGAACAGTACGAACCCAACATGCCGGTCTACGACCCGCAACCGACCTACCCCCAGCAGCCGACGCCCGCCTTCCCGCCGCCCGCGGCGGCCTACCCGCAGGCCCCCGCGACCTCGCCAAGCGATTTCGGGTCGGCGGGCGCCCCGTACCCCTCGGTGCCCGCGGCGCCGAGCACCACGGTCGACCCCTACCTGTTCCCCAACCAGAACTTCGCCACCGGCGACCCGGCGGTCGATATCCACGTCCAGCTCGCCGAGGCCCAGACCGGCCGCTTCATGGTCGGCGTTGGCTTGAACTCCGACGCGGGCGTGGTTGGTCAGATCATGGTCGACGAACGCAACTTCAACTGGAAGCGCGTCCCCACCAGCTGGCAGGACGTTGTGAACGGCACCGCCTTCCGCGGCGGCGGCCAGAGCTTCCGCATCGAGGCCGCGCCGGGCACCCAGGTGCAGCGGTACCTGATGAGCTTCACCAACCCCTACGTGTTCGACACGAACATCAGCATGTCGCTGTCGGGGTCGTACTACACCCGCCAGTACGACGACTGGCAGGAGCAACGCCTCGGCGGCCGCATCAGCTACGGCTACCAGTGGACTGAGAACGACCTCTCGGCCCGGCTCACCTACCGCGGCGAGAATGTAAACATCAGCAACGCGTCGGCCGACCTGCCCGAAGCGGTCGCGGTGGAGGGTGACAACAGCCTGCACGGCTTCGGGGTGGTGGTCGCCAACGACACCCGCAACAACCCGTTCTTCGCCACCAGTGGCCATTACGTCGAGATGCAGGTCGAGCAGGTGGTAGGGACCTTTGTCTACCCCCGCGCCACGGTCGACGCCCGCAAGTACTTCCTGCTCAACGAGCGGCCCGACCACTCCGGTCGGCACGTGCTGGTGGCGCAGACGCGGCTCGGCTTCAGCGGCGACGACACCCCGGTCTACGACCGGTTCTTTGCCGGCGGCTACTCGACCATGCGTGGCTTCGACTTCCGCGGCGCCTCGCCGCGTGCGGGCGGCGACTTCATGTTCCTCAACACGCTCGAGTACCTGTTCCCGCTCACCGCCGACGACATGGTCAACGGCGTCTGCTTCTGCGACTTCGGCACGGTCGAGGACTCGGTCAAGATCAACGACTGGCGCGTCGCGCCGGGCGTGGGTCTGCGGATCCAGGTGCCGGCCATGGGCCCGGCGCCGATCGCGCTCGACTTCGCCTGGCCGGTCGCTCGCGCCGATACCGACGAGCTGCAGGTGTTCACGTTCAACGTCGGATTCATGCGTTAG
- a CDS encoding TadE/TadG family type IV pilus assembly protein, translating into MSRDNQRRGVAAVEFALIAPLFFMLLLGSIELSRGFMVQQVLTNASRVGAREAITLSATQSGVQSEVTSYCSGMGVDNTVVTITPSPSTARAGDEMSVTVSVPYSDITWLPAPQFLAGQTLTATSVMRKEGLD; encoded by the coding sequence ATGTCTAGAGATAATCAACGCCGCGGCGTCGCGGCGGTCGAGTTCGCTCTGATCGCACCGCTGTTCTTCATGCTGCTGCTCGGCTCGATCGAGCTGAGCCGGGGCTTCATGGTTCAGCAGGTGCTGACCAACGCCTCGCGTGTCGGGGCACGCGAAGCGATCACGCTGTCCGCCACCCAGTCGGGAGTCCAGTCGGAGGTCACCTCCTACTGCTCCGGCATGGGCGTCGACAACACGGTGGTGACCATCACGCCCAGCCCGTCGACCGCGCGGGCGGGGGACGAGATGAGCGTCACGGTGTCGGTGCCGTACTCTGACATCACCTGGCTGCCGGCGCCGCAGTTCCTGGCCGGGCAGACGCTCACCGCGACTTCGGTGATGCGGAAGGAAGGGCTCGACTAG
- a CDS encoding sodium:solute symporter family transporter: protein MGPLDGFVFVAFVVAVVAIGLYKSKDEDTEGEKGASDYFLAGRGLTWWLVGFSLIAANISTEQFVGMSGEAAAWLGMAIASYEWMAAITLVVVAFVFLPKFLKSGIYTIPEFLEYRYGAFSRTWMAIATMIILVGVPTASVIYSGAKVITGNFQGILVAGYDLGNITVGCWIIGTLAAAYVFAGGLKACAWADLIQGAALIIGGCIIAYLAFALLERTDPEELLLTSRNAELTVADIQDEGGWGRFWKLNDAPLPEGKLHMKRPLDDPKIPWSALVLGLWIPNFFYWGLNQYITQRTLGSKSLAEGQKGVVFAALLKLIIPFIVVIPGILAFNLFNGELREDAVGRNAQIFAEHSPSLYAELSDSVKPNADLPRNKGLLAKIDGLLEAAPTGERLYKFDEAFAELHPEDAARIVRHNLRTTGADASAAPGPDAAAAELAEASDSSSETPEDATIEVSTLAAHDYDNAFPTLLRELLPIGIGLKGFVLAAIFGAVVSSLASMLNSASTIATMDIYNKIRGGNAPAAELVRAGRFFVVVFVLIAMLIAPYLGHPSFSGIFTFIQEFQGFISPGVLAIFLFGLLVHRAPRNCGIVGLVLSPVLYGLFKFGPSIPGLGEIGALQWIAERSFLDRMSMTFLIILAVLTAMTLAKPLKQPVELPVNVEMDMRSSRLAQVMGVFSVLLTIVLYYIFW from the coding sequence ATGGGACCTCTCGACGGATTTGTCTTTGTTGCCTTTGTGGTCGCGGTCGTCGCGATTGGCCTCTACAAGAGCAAGGACGAGGACACCGAGGGGGAGAAGGGCGCCTCGGACTACTTCCTGGCCGGTCGCGGGCTGACCTGGTGGCTGGTCGGCTTCTCGCTGATCGCCGCCAACATCAGCACCGAGCAGTTTGTCGGCATGAGCGGCGAGGCCGCGGCCTGGCTCGGCATGGCGATCGCCAGCTACGAGTGGATGGCCGCCATTACGCTGGTGGTGGTCGCGTTTGTGTTCCTGCCGAAGTTCCTCAAGAGCGGCATCTACACCATCCCGGAGTTCCTCGAGTACCGCTACGGCGCGTTCTCCCGGACCTGGATGGCGATCGCCACGATGATCATCCTGGTCGGCGTGCCGACCGCGTCGGTGATCTACTCCGGCGCCAAGGTCATCACCGGCAACTTCCAGGGCATCCTGGTCGCGGGCTACGACCTCGGCAACATCACGGTTGGCTGCTGGATTATCGGCACGCTGGCCGCAGCCTACGTGTTTGCCGGCGGCCTCAAGGCCTGTGCCTGGGCGGACCTGATCCAGGGCGCCGCGCTGATCATTGGCGGCTGCATCATCGCCTACCTCGCGTTTGCGCTGCTCGAACGCACCGACCCGGAGGAGCTGCTGCTCACAAGCCGCAACGCCGAGCTGACGGTTGCTGACATCCAGGACGAAGGGGGCTGGGGCCGTTTCTGGAAGCTCAACGATGCGCCGCTGCCCGAGGGCAAGCTGCACATGAAGCGGCCGCTCGACGACCCTAAGATCCCGTGGTCGGCGCTGGTGCTCGGCCTCTGGATCCCCAACTTCTTCTACTGGGGCCTGAACCAGTACATCACCCAGCGGACGCTGGGATCGAAGTCGCTGGCCGAGGGGCAGAAGGGCGTGGTGTTCGCCGCGCTGCTGAAGCTGATCATCCCGTTCATTGTCGTGATCCCCGGTATCCTCGCGTTCAACCTGTTCAACGGCGAGCTGCGTGAGGACGCCGTGGGCCGCAACGCCCAGATCTTCGCGGAGCACTCCCCCTCGCTCTACGCCGAGCTGAGCGACTCGGTCAAGCCGAACGCCGACCTCCCGCGGAACAAGGGCCTGCTCGCCAAGATCGACGGGCTGCTGGAGGCCGCCCCCACCGGGGAGCGGCTGTACAAGTTCGACGAGGCCTTCGCCGAATTGCACCCGGAGGACGCCGCGCGGATTGTCCGCCACAACCTTAGGACTACCGGCGCCGATGCTTCCGCCGCCCCCGGCCCCGACGCCGCGGCGGCCGAGCTGGCCGAGGCGAGCGATTCCAGCAGCGAGACCCCCGAAGACGCCACGATCGAGGTCTCGACGCTCGCCGCCCACGACTACGACAACGCCTTCCCGACCCTGCTCCGCGAGCTGCTGCCGATCGGCATCGGCCTGAAGGGCTTCGTGCTGGCGGCTATCTTCGGTGCGGTGGTGAGCTCGCTGGCCTCGATGCTCAACTCGGCGTCCACCATCGCCACGATGGACATCTACAACAAGATCCGTGGCGGCAACGCCCCCGCGGCCGAGTTGGTCCGCGCGGGTCGGTTCTTCGTCGTGGTGTTTGTGCTGATCGCGATGCTCATTGCCCCGTACCTGGGTCACCCGAGCTTCTCCGGCATCTTCACGTTCATCCAAGAATTCCAGGGCTTCATCTCGCCGGGCGTGCTGGCGATCTTCTTGTTCGGTCTGCTGGTGCATCGGGCGCCCCGCAACTGCGGCATCGTCGGGTTGGTGCTCAGCCCGGTGCTGTACGGCCTGTTCAAGTTCGGCCCGAGCATCCCCGGGCTGGGCGAGATCGGCGCCCTGCAGTGGATCGCCGAACGCTCGTTCCTCGACCGGATGTCGATGACGTTCCTGATCATCCTGGCGGTGCTGACGGCGATGACCCTGGCGAAGCCGCTCAAGCAGCCGGTCGAGCTGCCGGTGAACGTCGAAATGGACATGCGGAGCAGCCGCCTCGCCCAGGTGATGGGCGTGTTCTCGGTGCTGCTGACGATCGTGCTGTACTACATATTCTGGTAG
- a CDS encoding pilus assembly protein TadG-related protein, giving the protein MSKAHPSQRRGVIAILAAVFSVVMIGMAAFAVDIGYMLSVKEELQRTADAAALAACWDYSQQLVDGVQPDLAEQSARLAASSYAGSNVVSTEAPALNTNYSNSPTGDLVFGHVSDVYGTNIQLDTSGANVFNAVHVKVRRDESVNGLAPYFFARIFGKTGQSLEASATAAIVRDIKGFRTLNGGGNIDILPFALDLDTWNGWVAGYGDDNYSYNEATKTVSCGSDGKLEVNLYPQGTGSPGNRGTVDIGSSNNSTADICRQILDGISSEDLAYHTGVLEFDSCGKLYLNGDTGISAGCKDELAAIKGQPRAIPIFSEVNGPGNNAIYTIVKWYGIRIMDVKLTGPMNKKHVTIQAAPLVTSGVVPSSSEGTSSYVYSPVVLLQ; this is encoded by the coding sequence ATGTCTAAAGCACACCCGTCGCAACGCCGCGGCGTCATCGCAATCCTGGCGGCAGTCTTCTCGGTCGTGATGATCGGCATGGCCGCGTTCGCGGTCGATATCGGGTACATGCTCTCGGTCAAGGAAGAGCTGCAGCGGACCGCCGACGCGGCCGCCCTGGCCGCGTGCTGGGACTACAGCCAGCAGCTGGTCGACGGCGTTCAGCCCGACCTGGCCGAGCAGTCCGCCCGCCTGGCCGCCTCTAGCTACGCCGGCAGCAACGTGGTCAGCACCGAGGCGCCCGCCCTCAACACCAACTATTCGAACTCGCCGACTGGCGACCTCGTGTTCGGCCACGTCAGCGACGTCTACGGCACGAACATCCAGCTCGACACCAGCGGCGCCAACGTCTTCAATGCCGTGCACGTGAAGGTGCGTCGTGACGAGAGCGTCAACGGACTGGCGCCCTACTTCTTCGCACGCATCTTCGGCAAGACCGGTCAGTCGCTCGAGGCCAGCGCCACCGCCGCCATCGTGCGGGACATCAAGGGATTCCGCACCCTCAATGGCGGCGGCAACATCGACATCCTGCCGTTCGCCCTCGACCTCGACACCTGGAACGGCTGGGTCGCCGGCTACGGCGACGACAACTACAGCTACAACGAGGCGACCAAAACGGTCTCGTGCGGGTCCGACGGCAAGCTCGAGGTGAACCTCTACCCACAGGGCACCGGCTCGCCCGGCAACCGCGGCACGGTCGACATCGGCAGCAGCAACAACAGCACCGCCGACATCTGCCGGCAGATCCTCGACGGCATCAGCTCCGAGGACCTCGCCTACCACACCGGCGTGCTGGAATTCGACTCGTGCGGCAAGCTTTACCTCAACGGCGACACCGGCATCAGCGCCGGCTGCAAGGATGAGCTGGCCGCCATCAAGGGCCAGCCCCGCGCTATCCCAATCTTCAGCGAAGTCAACGGCCCCGGCAACAACGCCATCTACACGATCGTCAAGTGGTACGGCATCCGCATCATGGACGTCAAGCTGACCGGACCGATGAACAAGAAGCACGTCACGATCCAGGCCGCCCCGCTGGTGACCTCGGGCGTCGTGCCCTCCTCTTCGGAGGGGACCAGTTCGTATGTCTACTCCCCCGTTGTGCTGCTTCAATAA
- a CDS encoding retropepsin-like aspartic protease gives MRTIAGLTAGLLLAGGGGAAWAQGVSLGGFIPFVGFGMTDESKTLDSLDLGDIPFIADASDSPGAPLLGAGGTPYFDLALFDSGAATHIITQEAFAGFDIQGAGLRGTNTQIVGGATGQILLEINDAAGIYAAGLGDRTSAGTSLGISQSALRGETSFATLTAPNEWELPNIIGLPMAAHHTVVIRNDQPQIFQHQGRTVRTPQIEFSEIGTGASEGITRRAPLLLQPGIGFVQGPQYVFNLDFDDILSGGGDIDVANNPASPSVIQDSSGNGGGMYLEVDFANDGRTQQDKALLFDTGADLTVISQQMAVRLGFDAVLDTPDFVLSVEGSGGVQDGVPGFYIDELNVDTIGGSFTLTNVPVAVLDVTNPNDPGNIIDGIIGTHLFNGRNLVIDANPSIGQGGVGPSLYIGDPVTSPHRWSAASGQWSTASKWSAAGVPGELWEVQVRGAGSAPTTSDVVQDHTVYRVTVEGTAQSPTRLTVVGGGASATLTVFHDVVIGADAVVDVEAGARIDAAFINIEGGELTGGGEILVGNGPINGAVRNISGTIAPEGELDITGDLANLREGVMQFTVGTASDEVNVSRYAFLNGELEVSLSPGFTPSTSDTFTLISAGEGVLGEFNATRLPLGYLWDVRYESNSVVLAYEGVGLQGDFNSDGVVDAADYSVWRSGFGTNYDEADLGYWRANYGATLASSGGAAPEPTAIAMLALAGLLGLSRASRD, from the coding sequence GTGCGAACAATTGCGGGCCTGACGGCCGGCCTGCTGCTGGCGGGCGGCGGCGGTGCGGCCTGGGCGCAGGGCGTCTCGCTCGGCGGGTTTATCCCGTTCGTCGGTTTCGGGATGACCGACGAGTCCAAAACCCTCGACTCGCTCGACCTGGGAGACATCCCCTTCATTGCCGACGCGTCAGACAGCCCCGGCGCGCCGCTGCTCGGCGCCGGCGGTACGCCGTACTTCGACCTCGCACTGTTCGACTCGGGCGCCGCGACGCACATTATCACGCAAGAGGCCTTCGCCGGCTTTGATATCCAGGGCGCCGGGCTGCGCGGCACGAACACCCAGATCGTCGGCGGCGCCACCGGGCAGATCCTGCTCGAGATCAACGACGCCGCGGGCATCTACGCCGCGGGCTTGGGCGACCGCACCTCGGCCGGGACTTCGCTTGGCATCAGCCAGTCCGCGCTGCGGGGCGAGACCAGCTTCGCGACCCTGACCGCGCCCAACGAGTGGGAGCTGCCCAACATTATTGGCCTGCCGATGGCCGCCCACCACACGGTCGTGATCCGCAACGACCAGCCGCAGATCTTCCAGCACCAGGGCCGCACGGTCCGCACGCCGCAGATTGAGTTCAGCGAGATCGGAACCGGCGCCAGCGAGGGCATCACCCGCCGCGCGCCGCTACTGCTGCAGCCCGGTATCGGCTTTGTGCAGGGGCCGCAGTACGTGTTCAACCTCGACTTCGACGACATCCTCAGCGGCGGCGGCGACATCGACGTCGCCAACAATCCGGCGTCGCCGTCGGTAATTCAGGACTCCAGCGGCAACGGCGGTGGCATGTACCTGGAGGTCGACTTCGCGAACGACGGCCGGACCCAGCAGGACAAGGCACTGCTGTTCGACACGGGCGCCGACCTGACGGTCATCTCGCAGCAGATGGCGGTGCGGCTTGGCTTCGACGCCGTGCTCGATACGCCCGACTTCGTGCTATCAGTCGAGGGCTCGGGTGGCGTGCAGGACGGCGTGCCTGGGTTCTACATCGACGAGCTCAACGTCGACACGATCGGCGGCTCGTTCACGCTTACCAACGTGCCGGTCGCGGTGCTGGACGTCACCAACCCAAACGACCCGGGCAACATCATCGACGGCATCATCGGCACGCACTTGTTTAACGGCCGCAATTTGGTGATTGACGCCAACCCGTCCATCGGTCAGGGAGGCGTTGGGCCGAGCCTGTACATCGGCGACCCGGTGACCTCCCCCCACCGGTGGTCCGCGGCCAGTGGGCAGTGGTCGACCGCTAGCAAGTGGTCCGCCGCTGGCGTGCCGGGCGAGTTGTGGGAAGTGCAGGTCCGGGGCGCCGGTTCCGCGCCCACCACGTCGGACGTCGTCCAGGACCACACCGTCTACCGGGTGACCGTTGAGGGGACCGCGCAGTCACCCACCCGACTGACGGTTGTCGGCGGCGGGGCGAGCGCCACGCTAACCGTGTTTCACGATGTCGTCATTGGCGCCGACGCCGTCGTGGATGTCGAAGCAGGCGCGCGGATCGACGCGGCGTTTATCAACATTGAAGGCGGGGAGCTGACCGGCGGCGGCGAGATCCTCGTAGGCAACGGGCCGATCAATGGGGCCGTCAGGAACATCTCGGGGACCATCGCCCCCGAGGGCGAACTCGATATCACGGGCGACCTCGCCAACCTACGTGAAGGCGTGATGCAGTTCACGGTTGGAACGGCCTCTGACGAGGTCAATGTGTCGAGGTACGCTTTTCTTAATGGCGAACTAGAAGTCTCGCTTAGCCCAGGTTTCACGCCCAGCACGAGCGACACCTTCACGCTTATCTCCGCTGGCGAGGGAGTCCTCGGCGAGTTCAACGCGACCCGTCTGCCACTCGGCTACCTGTGGGACGTTCGCTACGAGTCCAACAGTGTTGTCCTGGCGTACGAGGGCGTTGGCCTGCAGGGAGACTTCAACTCCGATGGCGTCGTTGACGCCGCCGACTACTCGGTGTGGCGGAGCGGCTTCGGAACCAACTACGACGAGGCGGACCTTGGCTACTGGCGCGCCAACTACGGCGCCACGCTGGCCTCGTCCGGGGGAGCGGCGCCCGAGCCAACCGCCATCGCGATGTTAGCCCTAGCCGGTTTGCTCGGGTTGTCGCGTGCGAGTCGCGACTAG
- the pgsB gene encoding poly-gamma-glutamate synthase PgsB codes for MVGLATLLATTGLLVSAGAAESFLHRRRLNQIPVRIHVNGTRGKSSVARLIAAGLRESGTRTCCKTTGTLPQMILPDGTEFPVFRPAGANVIEQIRIVDAALEFGAEAIVMECMALIPYLQYLSENKLVRATHGVITNAREDHLDVMGPGEKDVALALLGMTPPGQKLFTAERDHIDLFQRVCDDRGTELIGITEEDVAAITPLDLAGFPYVEHAENVALALRVCEDLGADRSTALRGMWAAKPDTGAMVAHEMDFFGREIKFVNGFAANDPESTERIWRMALERYPDVKRRIAVFNCRVDRPDRSAQLGRVIAQWPQADYYVLIGTGTFMFAREAAKQGIDALKLVFLEDRKADEIFERCIELSAGSALVMGMANIGGVGLDVVRYFANRSTMRAFK; via the coding sequence ATGGTTGGCCTCGCCACGCTACTCGCTACCACCGGTCTGCTGGTCTCGGCCGGCGCGGCGGAATCGTTCCTGCACCGCCGCCGTCTGAACCAGATCCCGGTCCGGATTCACGTCAACGGCACACGCGGGAAGTCGAGCGTCGCGCGGCTGATCGCCGCGGGGCTCCGCGAGTCCGGCACCCGCACCTGCTGCAAGACCACCGGCACGCTGCCGCAGATGATCCTGCCGGACGGCACCGAGTTCCCGGTGTTCCGGCCCGCCGGCGCCAACGTGATCGAGCAGATCCGCATCGTCGACGCGGCGCTCGAGTTCGGCGCCGAGGCGATCGTCATGGAGTGCATGGCGCTGATCCCGTACCTGCAGTACCTCAGCGAGAACAAGCTGGTCCGCGCCACCCACGGAGTGATCACCAACGCCCGCGAGGACCACCTCGACGTGATGGGACCCGGCGAAAAGGACGTCGCGCTGGCGTTGCTCGGCATGACGCCGCCGGGCCAGAAGCTGTTCACCGCCGAGCGCGACCACATCGACCTCTTCCAGAGGGTGTGCGACGACCGCGGCACCGAGCTGATCGGCATCACCGAAGAGGACGTGGCGGCGATCACGCCGCTCGACCTGGCCGGCTTCCCCTACGTCGAGCACGCCGAGAACGTCGCGCTCGCCCTGCGGGTCTGCGAGGACCTCGGCGCCGACCGGTCCACGGCCCTGCGGGGCATGTGGGCGGCCAAGCCGGACACGGGCGCGATGGTGGCTCACGAGATGGACTTCTTTGGTCGGGAGATAAAGTTTGTCAACGGCTTCGCGGCGAACGACCCGGAGTCGACCGAACGCATCTGGCGGATGGCGCTCGAACGCTACCCGGACGTCAAACGCCGCATCGCGGTGTTCAACTGCCGTGTCGACCGGCCGGACCGCTCGGCCCAGCTGGGACGCGTCATCGCCCAGTGGCCGCAGGCGGACTACTACGTGCTGATCGGCACCGGCACCTTTATGTTCGCCCGCGAGGCGGCCAAGCAGGGCATCGACGCCCTCAAGCTGGTCTTCCTCGAGGACCGCAAGGCGGACGAGATCTTCGAGCGGTGTATTGAACTTTCGGCGGGGTCCGCCCTGGTGATGGGCATGGCCAACATCGGCGGCGTGGGTCTGGACGTGGTCCGCTACTTCGCCAACCGCAGCACCATGAGGGCGTTCAAGTGA
- a CDS encoding FkbM family methyltransferase, producing MSLLRLFKRQTGFLMPSGAGLRRGQDRLLHRLGLRRTRDPLPLITDPKLTYGSVLPLAISDALHDQPDFTFLQIGAYDGLAHDDLHGVIARHALRGVLVEPHPSAFSRLKSLHGDDRRLTLLNAAIDHRAGTRELYSPPRADTQLASFDPSHVMRAGFGRDELNTHQVDCLTIDDALRLGGLQEVDLLHINAGGHDHEILASLDLDRVRPSLIRFEHRFAPRGELNACLARLSRYGYRFHAEPHSVIAIGKRRRAAPALRLAA from the coding sequence ATGTCGTTGCTCAGATTGTTCAAGCGGCAGACCGGATTCCTCATGCCCAGCGGCGCCGGCCTGCGGCGGGGGCAGGACCGACTGCTGCACCGCCTGGGGCTCCGCCGCACGCGCGACCCGCTGCCGTTGATCACCGACCCCAAGCTGACTTACGGCAGCGTGCTGCCGCTCGCCATCAGCGACGCCCTGCACGACCAGCCCGACTTCACGTTCCTGCAGATCGGCGCCTACGACGGCCTCGCCCACGACGACCTCCACGGCGTCATCGCGCGGCACGCACTGCGGGGCGTGCTGGTCGAGCCGCACCCGTCGGCCTTCAGCCGGCTCAAGTCGCTCCACGGCGACGACCGCAGGCTGACCCTGCTCAACGCGGCGATCGACCACCGGGCCGGGACCCGCGAGCTCTACTCTCCCCCGCGCGCCGACACGCAGCTCGCCTCGTTCGACCCGTCGCACGTCATGCGGGCCGGCTTCGGTCGCGACGAGCTGAACACCCACCAAGTCGACTGCCTGACGATCGACGACGCCCTGCGGCTCGGCGGCCTGCAGGAGGTCGACCTGCTGCACATCAACGCCGGCGGCCACGACCACGAGATCCTCGCGAGCCTCGACCTGGACCGCGTCCGCCCGTCGCTGATCCGCTTCGAGCACCGCTTTGCCCCGCGAGGCGAACTGAACGCGTGCCTCGCGAGGCTGTCCCGCTACGGCTACCGCTTCCACGCCGAGCCGCACAGCGTCATCGCGATCGGCAAGCGCCGCCGGGCCGCCCCGGCCCTGCGGCTCGCGGCCTAG